ACGGTTCAAAACCCGAAGTACTGGAAGAACTAATCCAAAAAGAACTTGTCGATTATGTGGCACTCGATTTCAAAGCAATGCCTCAAGATTTTGAAAAGATAACACAATCTAAACTTTTCATTCCTTTCGAAAAATCTTTAGATTTATTATTACAAAACGATATTGATTTTGAAGTTCGTACCACCATACATTCTGAATTATTAAATAAGAATGATATTCAGAAAATGATTTCCTATTTAGAAACGGCTGGTTACATAGGAAATTATTATATTCAACATTTTGTAAATGGTGTAAAAACAATAAAGAAACTAGGACATTCATTTAAAGAATTAGAAAACGAAAACCTTTCGACAGAAAAAATAAAAGTCTGCTTTAGAGGATAATTTAAAGCGATTTTAAAACCTAAAAACGTATGAATCATCATCTTTTATTAATCATTCATCTCTTGAGCGCCACCATCTGGGTTGGAGGTCACTTGTTACTCTGCTTTGCTTATCTACCTCAGGCGCTTAAAGAAAAAGATCCTAAAATCATTTTAAATTACGAAAGAAAATACGAACCTGTTGGAATGACTGCCCTTGCTTTATTAGTAATCACAGGTATTTTAATGGCGTACAAATATGGAGTAACTTTTGGCTATTGGTTTCAGTTTGAAACTCCAATTGAGAAAGTAATTTCTTCAAAACTAGTTTTACTTTTACTGACAGTAGTCTTTGCATTAAGTGCGCAGTTTCGAGTTTTACCCAAACTAAAAACCGATTCCGGTAAATTACCCGAAATGACTTTCCATATTATATCTGTTACTATTATTGGAGTCTTGATGCTGATTTTTGGTTCATTTGTTCGTTTCGGAGGATTCTAAATTACTATTAGGAAACAACCAAATCATTATGAAAAAATCTTGGATTTTTGTCTGCTTCATTAATTTTCTTATCGCCTCTCTGATGGGGTTACTGCTTCGTTTGATGTATGTCTACCCTATTAAAGGAATCAATTTTCAATTTTTAATGCACGGTCATTCGCATGTAGCCATGTTGGGTTGGGTATATTTGATGTTGTACTGTTTGATTATTCATTTTTTTGTTCCAAAAGAAGCCCAGCAAAAACCCATTTACAACCGATTATTTTGGATTACTCAAGTGGCTGTTGTCGGAATGATGATTGATTTTCCTGCTCAAGGATATGCGTTTGCTTCCATCCTCTTTTCTACATTGCATATTTTTTGCAGTTATCATTTCGTTCATTTGATTTGGAAAGATGCAGAACTAAGCACTTTCCCTGAAAAAAGAATGTTGCGAACCGCTTTATTCTTTATGGTTTTATCTACACTAGGCGTTTGGTGCTTAGGACCAGCAGTAGGAATAATGGGAAAAGCAAGTGCTTTTTATCAAATTGCTATTCAGTTTTTCCTTCATTTTCAATTTAATGGCTGGTTTATATTTGCAGTTTTGGCTCTGTTTTTCAAACAATCCAAAATAAATATAGAAGAGAAAAAATTCCGTTTGTTCTATAATTTATTTGTTACCGCAACGGTGTTAACTTTGGCTCTGCCTGTGAGCTGGTCGCTTTCCAATCCCATTTTTTACTGGATAAACGCAGTTGGTGTTTTGATTCAATTAATTTCGTTAGTCCTTTTTGCTCAACTTATCCAAACTCAATTCCAAGCATTTTTTAAACCTCTCTCTTCTTTAGAAAAAACCGTGTACCGATTTGCTTTATGTTCATTAGCCTTAAAAATCATCATTCAATTGGTAGTTTTAGTTCCTGAATTGGCACATGTATCGCATGAAATTCGAGATTTTGTTGTTGGATATATTCACCTGACGATGTTGGGAATTATAACTGGTTTTCTATTTGGATTTGCTTTACAGAATGGGTTTTTAAATTCTAAAAAACCAATCATAAAATGGGGAATCAATCTTTTTCTTCTAGGATTTGTAGTAACAGAAATCCTTTTATTCCTTCAAGGCACTTGGTTATTATTGAATAATACGTCATTTCCTGACTATTATCAAAATTTATTTATAGCCAGTATTGCTTTACCCTTAGGTCTATTATTTATAACTGGAAGTTTATTAAAAAAAGACTAAAAATTCGCCATTTTAACCTTCGAAACTCTAGCATTTTAGACCAAAAATGAAACTAATTTCTTAAATTTGTAAAAAACCGATTATGTTTTCTAAAACCTGCGAATACGGCATTCGAGCTACGATTTTCATAGCTTCTCAATCTTATCAAAACAAAAGAGTTGGGCTAAAAGATATTGCCAAAAAAATTGATTCTCCAGAAGCATTTACAGCCAAAATTCTTCAAATTTTATCCAAAGACAACATCATTAATTCCATAAAAGGAGTTGGTGGCGGATTTGAAATTCCAAGAGAAATAATGAAAGATATAAAATTGGCACAAATTGTAAATGCTCTGGAAGGAGATCGGGTTTTTACGGGGTGCGGGTTAGGTTTAGCCCATTGCTCCGAAGACCATCCCTGCCCTATGCATGAAAAATTCAAATCTATTAGAAACGAATTGGCTTACATGCTCGAAAATACGAATCTGGAAGAATTAGCCTTAGGAATAAAGACAGGAGATACTTTTTTAAGATATTAATAAAGTAATCTTATATTTACATGATATTTTTTAAGTAGCTGAACTTAAACCTCAATTATCATGACCAAATCTAAGCAATCTGATTTAAATTCTCTTTTAAAAATAGATTACAAAAACGACAATACCATTTGGCTCACCAATAGTCTGACCCTCCGAAAGATTATTGGTATCATGGGAATGGCCATGCCCCTATTGTTATTTGGATTCTTATATCTTGATAATGGGCTTCAATATCCTTTAGAATCTATTAGTCATTATTACTACACTCGCGTTAGCAGTATTTTTGTTATAATCCTAAGTCTGTTAGCTTTCTTTCTTATTGTTTACAAAGGTAAAGATCCAATTGATTTTTACATTTCTTCATTTGCCGGGGTTTTTGCACTTTTGGCCCTTTTATTTCCTACTAATAATATCACTGAAATATGTGGTGATCCTGCTAAGAAATATGCAATAACCATTCTTCCTGCAAGCGATTTTAGAATGTATTTTCATTATACCGTATCTGCATTATTCTTCATTTGCTTATCGTATATGTGCTTTTTTCTATTTACAAAATCAAATAAAGCAACTAGCAAAAGAGGAGATCAAAAAATCATCCGAAATAGAATTTACAGAACTTGTGCTGTATTAATGTTTTTGGCGATATTGGTCCCATTTGCTGGTTTTCTAAAAATAATTCCTCCAGTCTATTTTAAGACATTCCCAATCACTTTTTGGATGGAAACACTAGCTATTGAGAGCTTCGGTTTTGCATGGTTAGTAAAGGGAGAAGCCATATTGCAAGATTAATACAACTTTGCTGTTTTAACGTTTTAATTAAAATACTATATTTACTAAAAAGGAACATATTTAGCATTTAAAAAAGCCTAATAATGAATACTACTTGTAAAAACTGTCATCAAACCTATACAGGTCATTATTGCAATAATTGTGGACAGCCTGCTGAAACTCACAAAATTAATATTCATTATCTATGGCATGATATTCAACATGGATTATTACATTTTGACAAGGGAATAGCCTATACAGCAAAACAACTTTTTACCAGACCAGGTCATTCTATTCGTGAATTCATTGAAGGTAAAAGAGTAAGACACTTCAAACCGATATCTCTTGTGATGGTTTTGGCAACAGCATATATTGCGTTAATTCATATATTAGATATAGAAATGTTTGTAAAAACGAAAGAGGCTGTCGATACAAATCCAAATATTAATATTGAAAAATTAGGTGACTGGCTGAGCTCTCACTTTGCTTGGATAACATTAGTTTTTATCCCTTTACACACAATAGGTACAGCTATTTGTTTTCGAAAACAAGGCTACAATTTTATAGAATATCTAGTACTAAATACCTACAAAGCATCCCAAAAATTATACATTTCTATACTCTTAATCCCCTTATTTTATTATTATAGTGGGACTACAACAATCTTAACAATAACAAAAATTGTTATGCTCATTGATTTTATCTTATACTTTTGGACCAATGAACAATTTTTCAATCAGTTGTCTAAAACAAAGACCTTCTTTTTGACATTATTAACGCACCTCATATTCTGGTTTATTTTCTTTACAATTATTGTCATTGGAGTATTTAGTTTTGGTGGTATCTAAATAAATCACAACAAAAAAGACCTGATTTTCATCAAGTCTTTTAATTAAAAATCTGAATTCAATTATTATTTTAGAAGCAATAGCATCTGGTATTTTTGGTTAGATAGTGTCCTTGCTCTTTACTAAATACTTTCTTTATTTAAAGGGAAAAAATAAAGATAAATATTTAACAATCAATACTACAACCAGATCGTTACTACTTTTTCATAATCTTCAATAATAATCAAAATCAGATTTATACAGTTGCTAACTCAGGAATAAAGAGCTCCTGTAGCTCATTTTTATACACATCCAATTGGTTTTCGATAGTTTGTTTACTTTTCTCAAACCAATCGTTAGAGGACAATAATGATTGATAATATTCAATACCATCATTCAAATTGGTTCTAAACGCTTTTAATTTTTTGACTTGCGGTGCTGTAATTTGCTCTGAAAATTCATTGATTTCATTTTTCAAATAATCCATGTACATTTTCAATTCATTGATAATTACATTTGGACGCTCTTTATTTCCAAGCACTGATGCATTTCCATAAATGTGTTTCACCATATCCAAAAGAGAAATTTCCCTGTCAAAATAAGCCAAATTCGGTCCTGGGCAAATAACAACCCCTTGCGATTGCCCTTTTATTTTAATATCATTTTCAAGATAAGCGGTATTTGCCAAACCTACACATAAACATGATTTCTCTGTGATGCTGTTTTTCTTTTTATCAAAAGCTACTTTAGACATAGAATCCTTTATAGCATTTAATTCTTCTAATTTTAAATCTTGATAACTTTTAGAAGCTGGACACATTCCTTTTGGGCCATACTCTTTACTCAACGCTAAGAATTTTTTAGGAC
The Flavobacterium sp. 5 DNA segment above includes these coding regions:
- a CDS encoding CopD family protein, with protein sequence MNHHLLLIIHLLSATIWVGGHLLLCFAYLPQALKEKDPKIILNYERKYEPVGMTALALLVITGILMAYKYGVTFGYWFQFETPIEKVISSKLVLLLLTVVFALSAQFRVLPKLKTDSGKLPEMTFHIISVTIIGVLMLIFGSFVRFGGF
- a CDS encoding DUF3667 domain-containing protein codes for the protein MNTTCKNCHQTYTGHYCNNCGQPAETHKINIHYLWHDIQHGLLHFDKGIAYTAKQLFTRPGHSIREFIEGKRVRHFKPISLVMVLATAYIALIHILDIEMFVKTKEAVDTNPNINIEKLGDWLSSHFAWITLVFIPLHTIGTAICFRKQGYNFIEYLVLNTYKASQKLYISILLIPLFYYYSGTTTILTITKIVMLIDFILYFWTNEQFFNQLSKTKTFFLTLLTHLIFWFIFFTIIVIGVFSFGGI
- a CDS encoding anaerobic ribonucleoside-triphosphate reductase activating protein; this encodes MNTNNELILQKESVARPIYSLTPFTLLDYPHKSACILWFAGCNMRCLYCYNPEIVFGKGIISFENAIQFLNGRKQLLDAVVFSGGECLLHKKIIPLISEVKKMGFLIKIDTNGSKPEVLEELIQKELVDYVALDFKAMPQDFEKITQSKLFIPFEKSLDLLLQNDIDFEVRTTIHSELLNKNDIQKMISYLETAGYIGNYYIQHFVNGVKTIKKLGHSFKELENENLSTEKIKVCFRG
- a CDS encoding Rrf2 family transcriptional regulator, encoding MFSKTCEYGIRATIFIASQSYQNKRVGLKDIAKKIDSPEAFTAKILQILSKDNIINSIKGVGGGFEIPREIMKDIKLAQIVNALEGDRVFTGCGLGLAHCSEDHPCPMHEKFKSIRNELAYMLENTNLEELALGIKTGDTFLRY